The Sphingomonas donggukensis genomic interval GCTGCCTTCGCCGCCACTACCGCTACATCGCCCGCGAGGCGGCGGTGACGCTCGACAGCGACGGGATGCGGATCGTGCTGGGCAACATTGGCGACACCGAAGACAAGGTCATCGGGGTGCTCGACCTTCAGGAGCAGGTTCTGCGCGCGACGCGCAAGAACGCCAAGCTGGGCTTCCGCATGATCGGTGCGCTTCCCTACGGCCTGCCGGTCGATGCCCGGCGCGAGTTTCTCCAGCGCCTCGGCGACGAACTGTTCGGCAAACGTGGCTTGCCCTGGACCGCCGCTGCGCACGATTCGGACCCCGGAGCTAGCGTCGACAACCCGCATTTCCATCTAGACTATGGCCTGCTGCCGATGGAGCTGTTGGCGGACGGCAGCGTGATCATTTCCAACGACCTGCGCACCGATCTCGACGGGCAGGAGGGGCTGCGGTTCATCCGACACACGGTTGCGCGGGTGATGACCGAGGTGGCGCAGGAATACGGCCTTGATCGCCGTTTCACGGCGCTCTCCTACTGCGAACGCGGCATGGATCGTGACGGCGGTGAACACGTCGGGCAGGAGGGCACGGCTGCCCACCGTCGCGGCGAGCATGTCGCCACGATCGCGCGCAACGAGGCGAAACAGCGCCGCGCTGACGCCCGCGAGCGATCACGCAAGGCCGGCGCACGTCTCTACGCGCTCGAACGACTGAAACTTGCGCTCGCCGCCACGCCTGCGGCTCCCTCCCTGTCGGACGAACCCGCATATCAGCGAGAAGAAGTGCTCCCGGCGATGGCGCCCGTCATCGCCGCACCGATCGCGGTGAATGATATCCGCCCCATGGCCCCGGACGTGTCGATGCAGTTCGTGTCGATGAAGACCGACCCCGTTCCCCAGCACGATGACGGCATGCCTGTCGCACCAGCGCATCGACCAGCGCCGTCGCTGGCCGCGTTGACCACGATCATCGATGCGGAACCGCTGGCCATCGTGCCGGAGATGGCACCCGTCACCGAAACGCCCTTGCCCGGGGTGCCCGCCATGCCATCGGTGATTCCGATTGCCGCGATACCCCCAACCGCGGCCCCTATCGACGACGCGCTGCCGAACGCCTCCGATATCGCCGTGTCATTCGCATCGTTGAGCACGCCGTTGCCGGCTGACGTGCCCGCCCACACCAATCTTATCGCCGCGCCGGATATGGCTGCACCGGCGGACGTGATCGCGAACCTCGGGCCAGAGGCACCGACGGTTGACGCCCCGCCAGCCATCACTGCAACAGGATATCCGGCGCCTCGCCAAGCCGCCGGAATGCTGCCGCATACGGACACGCCTATGGCGCCGGAGATGGCCGCGGTCCCCGCCTTTACCGGCATATGCCGCAATGTCAGCACTATCGCGCCGCCCGTGGTCACCCTGGTCGAGCCACCGGTCGATGACCCGTACGCGCCGACGCCGATTATCTGGTCCATCGGTAGGCAGGCATCGGTCGACCCGGCGGATACGCTCACGGAACAGCGTTTGAAGGAGGCGCTGGAGCGCGAGGAAGCGCAGCGCCGCTCCGCCGATAGCGAAGAAGCTACGAGACGTGACCGGCAGATGGCCAACGCCGCCGCGTTCGAGGCGCTGCGCCGCCATGACGAATGGCTTGGTCAGGATGACGAAGGCCGGTATTCCGTGTCCGACGCGGCGTTGCGCGCCAGCGGCCTCGACCGCGCCGATCTCGACACTCTGGAGGCTCAGACGGCGCTCGAGGCGATCGGGTTCGCGCAGGTCGACCGCCTCGACCCGGTCCTGGACGATCGATCAGGGCGCCCGGTCTTCCACATCGTCGACGGCGGGCTCCACCTTGATGGCCGGTTCGCCCGAGACTTGTGCGATGATGTCGCGCGGTGGAGCGACAGTCCTCACTTCAGAGCCTTCGTTATCAGCATATGGCCGGAACTGCGCGCCGCGCTGGCACCAGCGACGAGCGCCAAGGGCTTGTCGGCGATCACGGCGGAGGATCAGCGCCGCCAGGCGCTTGACGATATGCTCGCTGCCATCGCCGAGGAACGGCACTTCCTCGGCCGAGAACGCGGCCTAGTTGTGGTGCCGCCGCACATCCTCGCCCGGTTCGGGCTGTCCCCAGCCGATATCGCCGGGGATGAGGCGCGCAGGCGGATCGCCAACCTTGCCGACCGGCAGGCGGTCGAGGTCTCGCAGATCGCGACCCATGTGCGGACGTCGCCGCATGACATTGTCCCGGACGGCGAGGGCTGGCGGCTTCGCGATTCTGCTCCCGCCGATATCCTCCTGCTGGTCAAGGCGTGGCGAAACGACGTGACGATGCAGCAGGCGCTCGGCCGAGTCGTTGGGACTAGGTCAGCCGAGGCGCCGGTCAGGGACACCGTCCGGCCGGGTGCCGAAGAAGCCGGTGATACGTCACGGATCGTGCGGCGTTTCCCCGGCCTGCCCGGCTACGGAATGGGGGACTGATCTTGGTCCGGGAGCGCCGCGTCCAAGGCCGCAGTCAGGGCAGTGCCAGGCGCCGTCGCGTTGTCCCTGCGCGCAAGCCAGATACCCGCAACCAGTTCCGCATACCGGCTCCTCTGTATTTCTGCCGCGCCGAGCGTCACCAGCATCAATGAAAACGGCGTACCCTGCCGTTTGCCGTGTAGGTCAAGAAAGCGGACGCGCCCGCGAAGCAGGAAGATGTCGGCGTCCACCGACAAGGTTTCGTGAAACAGAGCGGAATCGGTCCTGACGGGCGCCAGACAAACGACCGTCTCGACATTGCCGCACCGCCATTGGTCGTGGGCGCGCCGGAGCCAGACGAGCAGTTCGGAGAAGGGCGGATTGACGAACGCCAGCCGCCCGGTCCAGTCTTCGGCAAGGCCGTCCCCGCCTTCGCTTCGCAGGATCCGCCGTCGCGCGACGACCGGGCTGAGGGTGTGGCCGCATGGGTCCAGGTCGATGGCGCCGAACGCCGCATGGATCGGGGCCAGGAACTCCGGCGGGGTGAAGCGGGCGTCGCGATCCTCGCGGTCGCCTTCACCCCAATAGGTTCGCTCGCGCGCGCGACGGCTCACATTGGGTGCCAGCACTGCCATTAGGCGCAGCAGGCTAGCGACCGATCCGCCGCCCCGTTCCAGGCTGGCGATGGTCGTTCGCGACAGCCCCGTCTTCGCTGCCAGCGCATCCAGCGATAGGGATCGTTTCTGCCGGCATGCGCGGAGTTGGTCGTGCAGGGTTTTGCCTGGACCGAGCCCTGAGAGCCGAAAGTCCAGCGCGGTCATCACTGCGGTCAGGGTCGAGACCGCGCCGACACTCTTTTCCAACCGTTTGATGGCTTGCGATTCGACGCCGACACGTTGCGCCAGAGTTGCCTGTGACCAACCAGCAGATCGCCGGGCAGCCCTAATTTCGTCGATCAGCATCTGACCTCATTATAGATCAGATACTGTGCACGCAAAGGCAGGCTATTCGGCAGTTGCGGCGGTCAAGCAGCCACCGCGAACTTGCGCTCGCCAAGCGATTCGGCATGCGATAGGCTCGCTCGACGGCCATGGACGACACCTACCAGTTCACCATCGACGGAGCCTACAGCCCCGCAACGCTGCCTATGGAGCGGCTGGCGGAATATATGGCCGCGTTGGCCAAGCTGCTCGGTGAGAAGAGCGACGTCCACTTCCGGTCGGTCGAGCCGGGATCAGCGGTGCTGGTCGCGGCGATCGACGAGCCCGCGCAACCGAAGGTTCGGGATCGGACGGAAAAGGTGCGCGATGGCATCGCGCCGCAGGATGCGGTCAAGGCCTTCGGCGACCTCGACAACCTGTTGCGCAAGGATAATGCGAAGGGCCGGCTTGTCGGCGCGGCGGGGGCCGTCATCATCCCGTTCCCAGGGCGCGAGCGCGTAGAGCCGGTCAGCTATGGCGCCATTCGACAGGAGGGGACGATCGATGGACAACTGATCCGCGTCGGCGGCACAGGCGACACGATCCCCGTCCATCTGCGCGACGGTGATCTCGTTTACACCGGCCTGTATACGGACGTCGCCACGTCTCAGCGACTGGCCGAGCATTACATGAAAGGGCCGCTGCGGGTCAGCGGCACGGGCGTGTGGCAGCGGAGCGAAGATGGCGACTGGACGCTCGACAGCTTCAAGGTTGTCGATTTCGAACTGCTCGACGACGCGCCGCTGCCACAGTTGGTCGAAGCATTGCGGCGGGTCAGCGGCAGCGGCTGGCGTGACGTAGCGGATCCAGTCGCGGATCTCACTGCCGATCGGCGGGGAGACGATCGATGATCACAGTGATCGACGCCAGCGTCCTCGTGTACATGCTGGATGCCAATGCCGCAGCGCCGGTCGATCCGCAAACCGGCCAGCCGGTCACCGACTGCAGGGCCCGGGTCGATTACCTGATCGAGACCTTGGCCAAGCGGCAGGACAAGCTGGTCATTCCGACCCCGGCTCTCGCCGAAGTGCTCGCTAGGGCAGGCGCTGCCGGCCCGGACTGGTTGCGGCTGATGCGGCAGAGCCGGCATATCCGTCTCGGCGATTTCGACGAACGGGCGGCGGTCGAATGCGCCATTCTGGCCGCCAAGCGTTTGGCGAATGGAGGCGGAGCCGGTCCGCGCTCCAAAGCGAAATTCGACGAACAGATTGTCGCCATCGCCAACGTCGCGGGTGCCAAAGTCATCTACTCCGACGACGCCGATATCGCGCGCATGGCCCGCGAGGGCGTTCAGGTGCTTGGCGCCCGCTCGCTACCGCTGCCGCCGGTGGTCGCCCAGCCAGACCTGCTGGACCAATTGGCGGAAACTCCGGCGCCAGCGCCACCAGCGGGTTAGGTGAGTTCGCCGAACGCCTCGTCCAGCATGGCGGGGAGCA includes:
- a CDS encoding DNA N-6-adenine-methyltransferase, whose product is MLIDEIRAARRSAGWSQATLAQRVGVESQAIKRLEKSVGAVSTLTAVMTALDFRLSGLGPGKTLHDQLRACRQKRSLSLDALAAKTGLSRTTIASLERGGGSVASLLRLMAVLAPNVSRRARERTYWGEGDREDRDARFTPPEFLAPIHAAFGAIDLDPCGHTLSPVVARRRILRSEGGDGLAEDWTGRLAFVNPPFSELLVWLRRAHDQWRCGNVETVVCLAPVRTDSALFHETLSVDADIFLLRGRVRFLDLHGKRQGTPFSLMLVTLGAAEIQRSRYAELVAGIWLARRDNATAPGTALTAALDAALPDQDQSPIP
- a CDS encoding type II toxin-antitoxin system VapC family toxin codes for the protein MITVIDASVLVYMLDANAAAPVDPQTGQPVTDCRARVDYLIETLAKRQDKLVIPTPALAEVLARAGAAGPDWLRLMRQSRHIRLGDFDERAAVECAILAAKRLANGGGAGPRSKAKFDEQIVAIANVAGAKVIYSDDADIARMAREGVQVLGARSLPLPPVVAQPDLLDQLAETPAPAPPAG